In Anaerobacillus isosaccharinicus, one genomic interval encodes:
- the istA gene encoding IS21 family transposase, which translates to MIHYRKILELHDEGISLRGIAASTGHSRQKITEVISLAEKKGLDCPLEEEMTDKWIEEFLFPEKSLEASGRKPLNFDYIHEELAKPNVTLSLLHHEYEAECRASQKIPYSYRSFLRHYSRYADKYKATLRIRRKPGEIMEVDWAGSTSFIIDRDTGEKVKAYIFVATLPCSQFSYAEASLSMDSQSWINAHNSAYKYFGGSTQIVVPDNLKTSVTKHTTRELILNPTYREMAEYYNTVVMPARVRTPKDKASVEGSVGVISTWIIAALRNTHCFSIDELNEEVWKKLDEFNRRPFTRKKGSRLSAFEEEEKFALSPLPIAHFKMSEWKKTKVRPDYHLSIESMFYSVPYEYINREVEVKLSDNLVEIFFNHMRVASHKRLYGKFGQSSTLRDHMPDNHKLYVDQTPETAIEWAESIGASTLSVIRYLLDTSQNEKQALQSIFSLKKSERNYTKYEIERACKMVVSMTKRPTVKSIQTILKNNKKSDAEQELKRQTDISKNNYGFTRGASYYGGTDK; encoded by the coding sequence ATGATTCATTATCGAAAGATATTGGAATTGCACGATGAGGGGATCAGTCTTAGGGGCATTGCCGCCAGTACAGGTCACTCTCGCCAAAAAATAACAGAGGTTATTTCCCTAGCCGAAAAGAAAGGATTAGATTGTCCATTAGAGGAAGAAATGACGGATAAGTGGATTGAGGAATTTCTTTTTCCAGAGAAGAGCTTGGAGGCTTCTGGTCGAAAACCATTGAACTTTGACTATATTCATGAAGAGTTGGCCAAACCTAATGTGACACTTTCGCTTCTGCATCATGAGTATGAAGCTGAATGTCGAGCCAGTCAAAAAATACCGTACTCATACCGTAGTTTTTTGCGGCACTATAGCAGGTACGCTGACAAGTACAAAGCTACATTGCGTATTCGCAGAAAACCAGGTGAAATAATGGAAGTTGACTGGGCAGGTTCCACATCTTTTATCATTGATAGAGATACTGGGGAGAAGGTTAAAGCCTATATTTTCGTTGCGACTTTGCCTTGTAGTCAATTCTCTTATGCGGAAGCAAGCTTATCAATGGATTCACAGTCATGGATTAATGCTCACAATAGTGCGTATAAGTATTTTGGAGGATCTACACAAATTGTTGTACCGGATAACCTAAAAACGAGTGTAACAAAACATACCACACGTGAATTGATTTTGAATCCTACCTACAGAGAAATGGCAGAATACTATAATACAGTCGTTATGCCTGCACGTGTTCGTACTCCGAAAGATAAAGCAAGTGTTGAAGGTTCCGTTGGTGTTATCTCTACATGGATTATAGCAGCATTAAGAAATACACATTGCTTTAGTATTGATGAATTGAACGAGGAAGTTTGGAAGAAATTAGATGAATTCAATCGCCGTCCCTTTACTCGAAAAAAAGGCTCTCGATTGTCAGCATTTGAAGAAGAGGAGAAATTTGCGCTTTCTCCTCTTCCAATCGCACATTTTAAAATGTCTGAATGGAAAAAAACAAAAGTACGCCCTGACTATCATCTTTCTATCGAGAGCATGTTTTATTCTGTGCCGTACGAATATATTAATCGAGAAGTCGAGGTGAAACTTTCCGATAACCTCGTTGAAATCTTTTTTAATCATATGCGTGTGGCATCACATAAACGACTATACGGGAAGTTTGGACAATCTTCCACCCTTCGTGACCACATGCCTGATAATCATAAGTTATACGTGGATCAAACGCCAGAAACTGCAATAGAATGGGCTGAAAGTATTGGTGCATCAACCTTAAGCGTTATTCGCTATCTTTTAGATACTTCGCAAAATGAAAAACAAGCGTTACAGTCTATATTTTCTTTGAAAAAGTCTGAGCGTAATTACACAAAATATGAGATTGAGCGTGCTTGCAAAATGGTAGTTTCTATGACTAAAAGACCTACGGTCAAAAGTATTCAAACGATCTTAAAGAACAACAAAAAAAGTGATGCCGAACAAGAATTGAAACGTCAAACAGATATTAGCAAAAATAATTATGGCTTCACACGTGGAGCTTCTTACTATGGAGGAACGGATAAATGA
- the istB gene encoding IS21-like element helper ATPase IstB, with translation MMNEQTLTKLHELKLSGMAEAYKEQSTNKEFQKLSFEERFSLLVDLEHSRRKSNKLQRLINTATFLNSNACIEDMEYHEDRRLDKNLILKLASGTYIHDSHNIILKGPTGSGKTFLATAFGVSACRQFYNVKYIRLPELLDELSLAKLAADGSYRKLIKKYTKVDLLILDEWLLTDLSTNEAAILLEITESRHKIASTIFCSQIDPSGWHIKLGNETIAEAILDRIIHDSYQILIDGEVSMRERHGLGS, from the coding sequence ATGATGAATGAGCAGACATTAACCAAACTACACGAATTGAAATTAAGTGGAATGGCGGAAGCCTATAAGGAACAATCAACTAATAAAGAGTTTCAAAAGTTGAGTTTCGAAGAACGCTTTAGTTTACTTGTCGATTTAGAACATTCCCGTCGTAAGAGTAATAAGCTTCAACGCTTGATCAATACAGCCACTTTTTTAAACTCAAATGCTTGTATCGAAGATATGGAATATCACGAAGACCGAAGATTAGATAAAAATTTGATATTAAAACTGGCCAGCGGTACCTATATCCATGACAGTCACAATATCATATTGAAAGGACCTACTGGTTCGGGAAAAACATTTTTAGCAACTGCCTTTGGAGTATCTGCTTGTCGACAATTCTATAATGTTAAATACATTCGCTTACCGGAATTATTAGATGAACTGTCTCTCGCAAAATTAGCTGCAGATGGAAGCTATCGAAAATTGATTAAAAAGTATACGAAAGTAGATCTACTCATCCTTGATGAATGGTTACTAACAGATTTATCAACGAATGAAGCAGCAATTCTATTAGAAATCACAGAATCTCGTCATAAGATAGCTTCGACTATTTTCTGTTCACAAATTGACCCTAGTGGTTGGCATATAAAATTGGGGAATGAAACAATTGCGGAGGCTATTCTAGATCGTATTATCCATGATTCATATCAAATTCTAATAGACGGAGAAGTATCTATGCGTGAGCGTCATGGATTAGGTAGCTAA
- a CDS encoding Ig-like domain-containing protein, with amino-acid sequence MARVVNSSGCNHEPEEPTPTEPIDEVDEELPVNDKYPNDLSEFRSLPFNHNIGERTPISISFSTALDMSTVNEYSFYVFDEDQNEIELTLSQSNGGRTVTMQPKERYENGKTYTIFIDKNMLRAANGGRISTSLMITFTSNY; translated from the coding sequence ATGGCGAGGGTGGTAAATTCGAGTGGCTGTAATCACGAGCCAGAAGAACCAACACCAACAGAGCCGATTGACGAAGTAGATGAAGAATTACCAGTGAACGATAAATATCCTAATGATTTAAGTGAATTCAGATCATTACCATTTAATCATAATATCGGTGAAAGAACACCTATATCTATTTCTTTTTCTACTGCTTTAGATATGAGTACAGTAAATGAATATTCATTCTATGTTTTTGACGAGGACCAAAATGAAATTGAGTTAACCTTATCTCAATCTAATGGTGGAAGAACAGTTACTATGCAACCAAAAGAAAGATATGAGAACGGAAAGACATACACTATATTCATTGATAAGAATATGTTAAGAGCAGCAAATGGTGGAAGAATTAGCACATCATTAATGATCACCTTTACTAGTAATTATTAA
- a CDS encoding class F sortase — MRNIGISVLLAGGVIFIGIDLLFIDNNSPQQESLFTTKVAATSNEFEDDTLWDEDTGDIEKKSIQVTLNPVSEKSNTIIKLPSRKSLEKKEEAQVMKKDKDQQIEVLSITEINSEVEDQTDKKSSAVFNQKKEPVKLIFPNKGVEAPIRPVGLNKKGEMDVIDDAINVGWYRYGRTPGGNGNALLSSHRDYKGKAGPLSKLETLNLGDELIIYYDDGSSHKFILESKERYPKDFVPTSVMKIDDIPRTTLITCTGEIVNREYQDRLIAVFKMTN; from the coding sequence ATGAGGAATATTGGGATCAGTGTTTTACTAGCTGGTGGAGTAATTTTTATAGGAATTGATTTGCTATTTATAGACAATAACTCACCACAACAAGAAAGTTTATTTACAACAAAAGTAGCAGCAACTTCAAACGAATTTGAAGATGATACTTTATGGGATGAAGATACTGGCGATATTGAGAAAAAAAGTATTCAAGTAACTCTTAATCCAGTGTCTGAAAAAAGTAATACCATAATAAAACTGCCTAGTCGCAAAAGTTTAGAGAAAAAAGAAGAAGCTCAAGTAATGAAGAAAGACAAGGATCAACAAATTGAAGTGTTATCTATAACTGAAATTAATTCTGAAGTTGAGGACCAAACAGATAAAAAATCATCTGCTGTTTTTAATCAGAAAAAAGAGCCAGTTAAATTAATTTTTCCAAACAAAGGAGTGGAAGCTCCAATTAGACCAGTCGGTTTGAATAAAAAAGGTGAGATGGATGTTATAGATGATGCGATTAACGTTGGTTGGTACAGATACGGTAGAACTCCTGGGGGAAATGGAAATGCTTTACTTTCTAGTCATCGTGATTATAAAGGGAAAGCGGGACCACTATCTAAATTAGAAACTCTCAACTTGGGTGATGAACTAATCATATATTACGACGATGGTAGCAGTCATAAATTCATTCTTGAAAGCAAAGAAAGGTATCCAAAGGATTTTGTACCAACCAGTGTAATGAAGATAGATGACATACCAAGAACGACATTAATTACATGTACTGGAGAGATTGTAAATCGTGAATATCAAGATAGATTGATAGCAGTATTTAAAATGACTAATTAA
- a CDS encoding replication-relaxation family protein produces the protein MDKRIKREVVTLDILEDVYHFRALTTDQIRYLYYPDKKNYTEQKVKNLRDRGLLDSLRYERKACYVITTKGIRQLEKNGRLTKSRLAKDNRPDPSELWRIIQANDVFVYLSPFGFKVTEVREWKARYRMNRNSWVAAGVTTSDVKKDYSVYIMPKNISEKEISHIRGEIKEATTIGRYIFIFKSLTSYSVFLQNISNVERGKLEIMMISELHLRKVLPLFSGEQSYIDFYSKYGEVLVNDNPSSMTNFAEYILRTEDGEEYYICNYLFQDATVLERVKGCQNADRKVAVFTFQTGHREAVKMISENSPYIKFFIVDPNEMPGFTELNSRLTEIKEQIEERNEKRRLAYRGQRKPKAT, from the coding sequence ATGGACAAAAGAATTAAAAGAGAAGTGGTGACGTTGGATATACTGGAGGACGTGTACCATTTTAGAGCGCTGACAACAGATCAGATTAGGTATTTATATTACCCTGATAAGAAGAATTACACTGAGCAAAAGGTGAAGAATTTAAGGGATAGAGGGTTGCTAGATAGTCTACGATATGAAAGAAAAGCCTGTTATGTCATTACTACAAAGGGCATAAGACAATTAGAGAAAAACGGTAGATTAACAAAGTCTAGGTTAGCAAAAGATAATAGACCTGATCCATCAGAATTATGGAGGATCATACAAGCTAATGATGTGTTTGTGTATCTATCTCCTTTTGGTTTTAAGGTTACAGAAGTGCGAGAGTGGAAAGCTAGATATAGGATGAACCGAAACAGTTGGGTGGCAGCAGGAGTAACGACGAGTGATGTTAAAAAAGATTACTCGGTTTACATTATGCCTAAAAATATATCAGAGAAAGAGATTTCACACATACGAGGGGAGATCAAAGAAGCTACAACGATAGGTAGATATATCTTTATCTTTAAGAGCCTTACTTCATATTCTGTGTTCTTGCAAAACATCAGTAATGTAGAACGAGGAAAGTTAGAAATTATGATGATTAGTGAATTGCACTTGAGAAAAGTTCTTCCTTTGTTCAGTGGTGAGCAAAGTTACATTGATTTTTATAGTAAATATGGAGAGGTGCTAGTAAATGATAACCCAAGCTCTATGACCAATTTTGCTGAATACATCTTACGAACAGAGGATGGGGAGGAATACTATATTTGTAACTATCTATTCCAAGATGCAACGGTTTTAGAACGTGTTAAAGGGTGTCAAAATGCTGATAGGAAGGTAGCGGTATTCACGTTTCAAACTGGCCATAGAGAAGCGGTTAAAATGATTAGTGAAAACTCACCATATATTAAGTTTTTTATCGTTGATCCAAATGAAATGCCAGGATTTACAGAGCTTAACAGTAGGCTAACAGAAATAAAAGAACAAATAGAAGAAAGAAACGAAAAGAGAAGATTAGCTTATAGAGGTCAAAGAAAGCCTAAAGCTACCTAG
- a CDS encoding DUF5348 domain-containing protein translates to MKRGILVFDHHQGEWRVWIGQQPYWIEQGYTFELRIKNRHFHAYLEKDFDWFVTLDQEVRFVLHTYEVYKIRLILQDYIRIDASL, encoded by the coding sequence GTGAAACGCGGGATACTAGTATTTGACCACCATCAGGGGGAATGGCGAGTATGGATTGGGCAGCAACCTTACTGGATAGAACAAGGTTACACGTTTGAACTTCGGATTAAGAACAGGCATTTTCATGCTTATTTAGAAAAGGATTTTGATTGGTTCGTAACTCTAGATCAGGAGGTAAGGTTTGTCCTGCATACTTATGAGGTTTACAAAATACGGCTAATACTACAGGATTATATTCGCATCGATGCCTCTTTATAG
- a CDS encoding ExeA family protein produces MYKSFYSLARVPFSKDIRPSEAYLSPDYQGALQALNYLQKSKGMGLLIGDPGAGKTFTLRSFKESLNPSLYHVVYFPLSTGGVMDFYRGLAYGLGEEPKFRKVDLFRQIQQGIERMSVERKITPVFILDEMHMAKDAFLQDIALLFNFQMDSTNPFILILAGLPHLKTRLALNHNRPLSQRMIMKYEIQSLSKEEVSDYINHHMKLAGAKMPIFTETAIEAIATRSQGCPRVINKLTINSLLFGSQLKKEQIDEEIVRLAIEENGLS; encoded by the coding sequence ATGTATAAATCATTTTACTCCCTAGCACGAGTACCATTCTCAAAGGATATACGACCTTCGGAGGCATATCTTTCTCCTGATTACCAAGGTGCTTTACAAGCATTAAATTATCTACAGAAATCAAAGGGAATGGGCCTTCTAATTGGCGATCCTGGTGCAGGAAAAACCTTTACCTTACGGTCCTTTAAGGAATCATTAAACCCGTCTTTATATCATGTAGTCTATTTCCCTCTTTCAACGGGCGGTGTTATGGATTTTTATCGAGGATTAGCCTATGGATTAGGAGAGGAACCGAAGTTCCGTAAAGTCGATCTATTCAGGCAAATTCAACAAGGGATTGAGCGCATGTCAGTGGAACGCAAGATTACCCCTGTTTTCATTTTGGATGAAATGCATATGGCAAAGGATGCGTTTTTGCAGGATATAGCGCTATTATTTAACTTTCAAATGGATTCAACCAATCCATTTATCCTAATTTTAGCTGGGTTACCTCACTTAAAAACTAGATTAGCACTAAACCATAATCGCCCACTCTCACAGAGAATGATTATGAAGTACGAGATCCAGTCATTATCTAAAGAGGAAGTATCAGACTATATAAATCACCATATGAAGTTAGCTGGAGCAAAAATGCCCATTTTTACGGAAACCGCTATAGAAGCAATTGCCACACGCTCTCAAGGTTGTCCAAGGGTTATAAATAAATTAACCATTAACAGTTTATTATTTGGGTCTCAATTAAAGAAAGAACAGATAGATGAGGAAATCGTCAGATTAGCTATTGAGGAAAATGGATTATCGTGA
- a CDS encoding DDE-type integrase/transposase/recombinase encodes MNEKEREQVALFRYGLIAPLFNGQVDSKEYLKGLEGKVHSIPYYGEKKIAQKTMKEWLLNYRRNGFEALKPKKRIDRGNSRRLSPDDQDQILEIRKKTPHMPVSVFYEQLIERGEIQKTQISYSTIIRLLKKHNLIGKQMLAIPERKRFAHDKVNVLWQADLSHGPYVPINGKKTKTFLIAYIDDCSRLVPYAQFFSSEKFDGLRVVTKEALIRRGKPTILYADNGKIYRSETLQYACAQLGITLAHTQPYDPRAKGKVERLFKTIQTRFYPLLQTDPVHSLEELNERFWNWLERDYHRRAHASLDNKTPLEVFESQLKDITFLEDLSILETIFLKREQRKVKPDGTISIDKKLYEVPSCFIGQSIDVRFDENGIYVFEENKEVAKAIPVSMKDNAHVKRIRSPFALTQSADVKGEQDHV; translated from the coding sequence ATGAATGAAAAAGAACGCGAACAAGTGGCTTTATTTCGATATGGCTTAATAGCCCCGCTCTTTAATGGGCAAGTAGATTCGAAAGAATACTTAAAGGGATTAGAAGGGAAAGTTCATTCTATTCCTTATTATGGTGAAAAGAAAATTGCGCAGAAAACAATGAAAGAATGGCTTCTTAATTATCGAAGGAATGGTTTTGAAGCTTTAAAACCAAAGAAACGTATAGATCGCGGGAACTCACGCAGGCTATCCCCTGATGACCAAGATCAAATTCTTGAAATACGAAAAAAAACTCCCCATATGCCAGTTAGTGTTTTCTACGAACAACTAATCGAACGAGGAGAGATACAAAAAACCCAAATATCTTACTCTACTATAATTCGATTATTAAAAAAACACAACCTTATTGGGAAACAAATGTTGGCCATACCGGAAAGAAAACGTTTCGCTCACGATAAGGTGAATGTGTTGTGGCAAGCTGATCTGTCACATGGGCCATATGTACCAATCAATGGAAAAAAGACAAAGACATTTTTAATAGCCTATATAGATGATTGTTCAAGGCTAGTTCCATATGCACAATTTTTCTCTTCGGAGAAATTTGATGGGTTAAGAGTGGTCACGAAGGAAGCTTTAATTCGGAGAGGAAAGCCAACTATCCTTTATGCGGACAACGGCAAGATTTATAGATCTGAAACGCTTCAATACGCCTGTGCCCAGCTGGGAATTACACTGGCCCATACCCAACCTTATGATCCACGTGCGAAAGGTAAGGTAGAAAGGCTGTTTAAAACGATTCAAACACGATTTTATCCGTTATTACAAACCGACCCAGTACACTCCCTAGAGGAGTTAAACGAACGGTTCTGGAACTGGTTAGAAAGGGATTATCATAGAAGAGCTCATGCCTCATTAGACAATAAAACACCGCTTGAGGTATTTGAATCTCAACTAAAGGATATAACATTTCTAGAGGATTTGTCTATACTAGAGACGATTTTCTTGAAACGAGAACAGCGAAAAGTGAAACCTGATGGCACAATTTCAATAGATAAAAAACTCTATGAGGTCCCATCCTGCTTTATTGGTCAATCTATCGATGTGAGATTTGACGAAAATGGGATCTATGTCTTTGAAGAAAACAAAGAAGTAGCTAAAGCCATACCTGTATCTATGAAGGATAATGCACATGTCAAACGAATTCGCTCCCCATTTGCATTGACTCAATCGGCTGATGTGAAGGGAGAACAAGATCATGTATAA
- a CDS encoding DUF6431 domain-containing protein: MIKIHDFGIGLVEYGERGKKNDFPLFDECPNCKCLAHGNLHRNGYYWRYGITEEETSYIPICRLRCLGCKVNISILPDFLIPYFQHTVKTVLDRVNQILQNKRVNGSRQLLRFYLCRYLKCINWIHTFFISLGEISGKSGDIKKEAIKYMKMIHDFGESPFLRRSQGHLAKYLMAN; the protein is encoded by the coding sequence ATGATTAAAATTCATGACTTCGGAATTGGGTTGGTTGAGTATGGGGAAAGAGGAAAGAAGAATGATTTTCCATTGTTTGATGAATGTCCTAATTGTAAATGTCTAGCTCATGGGAACCTACATCGAAATGGGTATTATTGGAGGTATGGAATAACTGAAGAAGAGACATCATATATTCCCATTTGCCGTCTTAGATGTCTAGGGTGCAAAGTGAATATTTCTATTCTACCAGATTTTCTAATACCGTATTTCCAGCATACCGTCAAAACCGTATTGGATCGCGTTAATCAGATTCTACAAAACAAGAGAGTAAATGGCAGCCGTCAATTGTTGAGATTTTATCTTTGTCGATATTTAAAATGCATTAATTGGATTCATACATTCTTTATTAGTTTGGGGGAGATTAGTGGAAAGTCGGGGGATATAAAAAAAGAGGCCATAAAATATATGAAAATGATCCATGATTTTGGCGAATCACCCTTCTTACGAAGGTCACAGGGTCACTTAGCAAAATACCTTATGGCAAATTAA
- a CDS encoding ParM/StbA family protein: MKIKRYNADFGNSTYMNLIDGFYFDMVTNVVEISKEKAEGYFVASVEKAEELYNSLLISTEITGEEKYFLIGEAAEKEVLGNGHIKKLHDKTESPIPYMMFLGACAYYYELKKAEYEIAEENKMTIEYFSTMLPIWLLVKANKFSEMQEKMAKRFLGTHQFKVHTPGMAKEFTVEVLQSKCRIEGEVARWAIKKTFSLEDNPEADQFKSHDTVLVDLGGGTVDLSLLPAGMQAPKNRDALQYIEDIPYLHHLEKLRKDKLVEHFDDVRELEAFIVKNIGKSKMERKDGNSGKSIDLKEPILKSMYEYAKVLNAKLEDAFDAPKDKAYKYAYIGGVAPIIEEAMEKVIEEKYNQQIFEDNHVFLQNARKLNLYGLEILSIQETENTSVTV, translated from the coding sequence ATGAAAATCAAACGTTATAATGCGGATTTCGGAAACTCTACGTACATGAATTTAATTGATGGGTTTTACTTTGATATGGTGACGAATGTAGTAGAGATCAGTAAAGAAAAAGCAGAAGGATACTTTGTGGCTTCAGTAGAAAAAGCAGAAGAATTATATAATAGCTTACTAATCTCTACCGAGATTACTGGTGAGGAAAAATACTTCTTAATTGGTGAAGCAGCAGAAAAAGAAGTTCTAGGAAATGGACATATTAAGAAGTTGCATGATAAAACAGAGTCGCCTATCCCTTACATGATGTTTCTTGGAGCTTGTGCCTATTACTATGAGCTTAAAAAAGCAGAGTATGAGATTGCTGAAGAAAATAAAATGACAATAGAGTACTTTTCAACAATGTTGCCGATTTGGTTATTAGTGAAAGCGAATAAATTTAGTGAAATGCAAGAGAAGATGGCGAAGCGTTTCTTAGGTACACATCAATTCAAAGTACATACTCCTGGTATGGCTAAAGAATTCACAGTGGAAGTTCTTCAAAGTAAGTGCCGAATTGAGGGGGAAGTTGCTCGTTGGGCGATCAAGAAAACATTTTCTCTTGAAGATAATCCAGAAGCTGATCAATTTAAGAGTCACGATACGGTGTTAGTTGACTTAGGTGGCGGTACGGTAGATTTATCATTGTTACCAGCAGGAATGCAAGCACCTAAGAATAGAGATGCTTTACAATATATCGAGGATATTCCGTATCTTCACCATTTGGAAAAGTTACGTAAAGATAAGTTAGTTGAGCATTTTGATGATGTCCGCGAACTAGAAGCGTTCATCGTTAAAAATATTGGAAAATCTAAAATGGAACGTAAAGATGGAAATAGTGGAAAGTCGATTGATTTAAAAGAGCCAATTTTGAAATCTATGTATGAGTATGCGAAAGTACTTAATGCTAAGTTAGAAGATGCTTTTGATGCACCAAAAGATAAAGCGTATAAATATGCTTATATTGGTGGGGTTGCTCCAATCATTGAAGAAGCGATGGAAAAGGTAATTGAAGAAAAGTATAATCAGCAGATTTTTGAAGATAACCATGTGTTCCTTCAGAATGCAAGAAAGCTTAATCTGTATGGATTAGAGATTTTAAGTATTCAAGAAACCGAGAATACGAGTGTAACAGTTTAG
- a CDS encoding restriction endonuclease, whose translation MARRKKSDPLDQLLGLLIVGPFLVVLYYTKSWQMGLAVSGLIFGLILGYRILSSMKAKERLRMSGINQIDEMDGFQFEYYLDQLFKSHGYKSKVTSSVGDYGADLIVEKNGQKIAIQAKRYSKPVGIKAVQEIAAAVSYYSADQGWVITNNGYTKQAEQMATSTNVKLIARDELVTMMLKMNPNANVIAKQTLETVEAKKIRCKCDSTMSVKQGKYGRFYGCDSYPRCTNIKKL comes from the coding sequence ATGGCGAGAAGAAAGAAAAGTGATCCTTTAGACCAATTATTAGGATTGTTAATAGTAGGCCCATTTTTAGTAGTGTTATATTATACGAAGTCATGGCAAATGGGATTAGCAGTTAGTGGGTTAATATTTGGCTTAATTTTAGGGTATCGCATATTAAGCTCAATGAAAGCAAAAGAAAGATTACGTATGTCCGGCATAAATCAAATTGATGAAATGGACGGTTTTCAATTCGAGTATTATTTAGACCAGTTATTTAAGAGTCATGGTTATAAATCAAAAGTAACGTCCTCTGTTGGAGATTATGGAGCAGATCTTATCGTTGAAAAAAATGGTCAAAAAATCGCGATACAAGCAAAACGATATTCTAAGCCAGTTGGAATAAAAGCAGTTCAAGAAATTGCAGCAGCTGTAAGTTATTATTCTGCAGATCAAGGTTGGGTGATTACCAACAATGGTTATACCAAACAAGCGGAACAAATGGCAACTTCAACAAATGTAAAGCTAATCGCCAGGGATGAACTAGTGACGATGATGTTAAAGATGAACCCGAATGCTAATGTAATTGCAAAGCAGACGTTAGAAACAGTAGAAGCAAAGAAGATCCGTTGCAAATGCGATAGTACAATGAGTGTAAAACAAGGGAAATATGGTCGATTTTATGGTTGTGACAGCTATCCTCGCTGTACTAACATAAAAAAATTATAA